The genomic segment TATTTCGCGTCTCATCGAGATCATGGAAGCCCTGCGCCAGCCCGATACGGGTTGCCCGTGGGACATCGTCCAGACATTCGAGACGATCAAGCCTTACACGATCGAGGAGGCCTATGAGGTTGCCGACGCCATCGAACGCAACGATACGGACGACCTCTGTGATGAGCTTGGTGATCTGCTGCTACAAGTGGTGTTTCACTCCCGCATTGCCGAGGAAATGGGCGCGTTCTCCTTCGGCGATGTCGTCCACGCGGTAACATCCAAGATGATCCGACGCCATCCGCATGTCTTCGCCGTTTCAGATGCCGATACGGCCGAAACGGTAAAGATCCAGTGGGATGTCATCAAGGCGCAGGAAAAGCGGGAACGCGCCGAGCGGCGTTTGCGGCGGGGAATCGGCGACGATTTCAAAGCGGGCTATCTCGGCTCCATTCCGCGCACGCAACCGGCACTGACGGAAGCGCTGAAGCTTCAGGAACAGGCGGCGCGAGTGGGCTTCGACTGGTCGGCTCCTGAACCCATCCTCGACAAAATCGAGGAAGAAGTAAGAGAGTTGCGTGAAGCGCTTGCCGAGGGCAAACCGGAAAAAGTGGCGGATGAACTGGGTGATCTTATTTTCGCTCTCGTCAACATAGGCCGCCATGTAAAGACAGACCCCGAGAACGCATTGCGAGGCACCAACACCAAATTTCGCCGCCGTTTCCACCACATCGAAACGTCATTGAGCGACAATGGCGACACCCTCGAAGCGGCGACTTTGGAACGGATGGAAGAACTTTGGCAATCCGCCAAAGCCATCGAGCGTCAGCTTGAGTGACAGAGTGGTACTGTCTCAGCCAGCGTGACGCACCGTGTGCGATAAAGCGGCATCTTCGGCGAATTCGTCCGCGCGATAAACCGTCAGCCGATCACGGCCGCGCGACTTTGACGCATAGAGCGCAGTATCCGCCATTTTCATCAGCGCGTGTGGGGTGCAATATTTCTCCTCGCACACAGCTAGTCCCATGCTCAATGTGGCGACGACTTTTTGATCGTCGATTGTGTGTTTGATGGAGCTGACGAGCTGACGAACACTCTCGACCAATGTCGATGCCTCCTGTTCTCCCGTTGCTGGCAGAAACAGGATAAACTCTTCACCGCCGAACCGGGCGAAACTGTCATTGGGCCGAATGCGTGCGGACAGTTCTCTCGCCACACGCACCAGAACCTCATCACCTGCAAAGTGCCCGAAACCGTCGTTGATGCGCTTGAAGTGGTCGATATCGGTCATCACGATAACATCGCCCTGACGCATCTGTTCTGGAAGGCGCAGAGAGAAGGAGCGCCGGTTGGGCACGCCGGTCAGCACGTCAAGATCAGCCAGTCTCTTCAGCCCTTCTTCCGCCCTCTCCTTGACCAAGGCCAGAACAAAAACGGCGATTGCGAAATGGCAGACGATGGAGACGAAGAAAGCATTTCTTGGCGACACGAATGCAATCGTTGGAAATACAATCCCGACGACGACGAGAGCACTGAGAAATGCTGCAAAAGCGATGGTGGCCGCCAATGCCTTGCGAACGGGAAGCGGCTCGATCAGGCGGTCGGTGAACACCGTAAATGCGGCAGCAAACAGAAGTAACGCCGCGGTCGCCTGAAACGCACTGGTTCTGGCTTCGGTGAAGACATAGGAACCGGATAAAAACAAAGCAGTACAAACGAAAACCGGCAGGCACAAAACCAGCCACTCCCGACGCCTGCGCCTTTGCGTGCTGATGCGGCACATGCCGATCCAGAAAATCGAATAACCAACGAGACCGGCAAAACTGCCTGCAAGCGCCAGAAAATTTTCAAATCCATTCAAAAGCTTGCCGATGCTGACGAGTGTCGATGCCATCGCGACGAGAAAGAAACCAATCGCCAGAAATCCAAGCCCGACGCTCTCGCGCGATTGCGAGCGAACATACAGAAAGCACAGCGCCGCCACGAAAAAAGACAGCTTGTGCAGCAGCAGGACTGTAGGCAGATCTAAAGGTTGCATCATTATCAGCTCGTATGAATTGAGCGACAGTATCACACGGCGCTGATTACGAAACCCTAACAAAAAACAGACTAGCGGTTGCATCTAACGCATAACAGATATGCACCATCAGCTTTTCGATTAGAAAAGCATTTTCATTTTTCAACCAGTTGGAAAATAAACAGATAGATTGGCTTTTGCGAGGGTGGAGATGATTTCGATAACCGAGAGCGCTTAACGCTCCCAGTCTTCCAAATCTTGCTTCTGCACTTTGCCCAAACGACTTTCCAGCTCCAAAGCTTGCGCTTCGGAAAGACGGACTTCGAGCGTCACCGAGCCATCTTCGTTGTCTTCGCGCGCATCGACTATCGCGTTGCTGTAGACCCACGGAAGAAACTGCAATTGCTCGACATTCAGGAGAATGGTGTTTTCTGTCAGAACGCCAGAAAGCCGCCGGGAAATCTCTTCCATCAGCTGATCGACGCCCTCGCCGGTGATGGCGGAAACGGCGCGGACATTGGCACGTCCCTCGGCCTTATGCAGAATGGCGTCATGGCTTTCCAGATCCAGCCTGTCCACCTTGTTCCAAACCTCGATAATTTTCTCATCGGCGACTTTTTCATCGATACCGAGGTCGCTCAGAATACGAAGAACATCCGAAGACTGAGCACCATTATCAGGGTCCGCCATATCGCGAACATGGAGAATGAGGTCCGCTTCGAGCACCTCTTCCAGCGTTGCCCGAAAGGCGGCCACGAGATGGGTCGGCAGGTCGGAAATGAAACCGACCGTGTCTGACAGAATAACCGTCCGGCCATGCGGCAGCTTCATACGGCGCAGCGTCGGGTCCAGTGTAGCGAACAGCATGTCTTCGGCCAGAACGCCCGCACCGGTAATGCGGTTGAACAGCGTCGATTTACCGGCGTTGGTGTAACCAACGAGCGCAACAATGGGATGCGGCACCTTGCGGCGCTTTGCCCGGTGAAGCTGGCGCGTGCGCACGACTTGCTCCAGTTCGCGTTCCAGCTTGACGATGCGGTCCTGCAACAGGCGACGGTCGGCTTCGATCTGCGTTTCACCAGGACCACCCATAAAGCCCGCGCCACCGCGCTGGCGTTCAAGGTGGGTCCAGCTTCTGACGAGGCGGCCCTTTTGATAGTTGAGGTGCGCGAGATCGACCTGCAACGTACCTTCCTTGGTAGAAGCACGGCGGCCAAAAA from the Agrobacterium vaccinii genome contains:
- the mazG gene encoding nucleoside triphosphate pyrophosphohydrolase translates to MEASKDISRLIEIMEALRQPDTGCPWDIVQTFETIKPYTIEEAYEVADAIERNDTDDLCDELGDLLLQVVFHSRIAEEMGAFSFGDVVHAVTSKMIRRHPHVFAVSDADTAETVKIQWDVIKAQEKRERAERRLRRGIGDDFKAGYLGSIPRTQPALTEALKLQEQAARVGFDWSAPEPILDKIEEEVRELREALAEGKPEKVADELGDLIFALVNIGRHVKTDPENALRGTNTKFRRRFHHIETSLSDNGDTLEAATLERMEELWQSAKAIERQLE
- a CDS encoding GGDEF domain-containing protein — translated: MMQPLDLPTVLLLHKLSFFVAALCFLYVRSQSRESVGLGFLAIGFFLVAMASTLVSIGKLLNGFENFLALAGSFAGLVGYSIFWIGMCRISTQRRRRREWLVLCLPVFVCTALFLSGSYVFTEARTSAFQATAALLLFAAAFTVFTDRLIEPLPVRKALAATIAFAAFLSALVVVGIVFPTIAFVSPRNAFFVSIVCHFAIAVFVLALVKERAEEGLKRLADLDVLTGVPNRRSFSLRLPEQMRQGDVIVMTDIDHFKRINDGFGHFAGDEVLVRVARELSARIRPNDSFARFGGEEFILFLPATGEQEASTLVESVRQLVSSIKHTIDDQKVVATLSMGLAVCEEKYCTPHALMKMADTALYASKSRGRDRLTVYRADEFAEDAALSHTVRHAG
- the hflX gene encoding GTPase HflX is translated as MRAVVIIPVLKQGRQPKEASATTAPRSMEAKLEEAKGLALAIDLHVSEGLIVPVNQPRPATLFGSGKIEEIKHLLNETDSGLVIIDHPLTPVQQRNLEKEWNAKVIDRTGLILEIFGRRASTKEGTLQVDLAHLNYQKGRLVRSWTHLERQRGGAGFMGGPGETQIEADRRLLQDRIVKLERELEQVVRTRQLHRAKRRKVPHPIVALVGYTNAGKSTLFNRITGAGVLAEDMLFATLDPTLRRMKLPHGRTVILSDTVGFISDLPTHLVAAFRATLEEVLEADLILHVRDMADPDNGAQSSDVLRILSDLGIDEKVADEKIIEVWNKVDRLDLESHDAILHKAEGRANVRAVSAITGEGVDQLMEEISRRLSGVLTENTILLNVEQLQFLPWVYSNAIVDAREDNEDGSVTLEVRLSEAQALELESRLGKVQKQDLEDWER